A portion of the Paenibacillus sp. PvR098 genome contains these proteins:
- a CDS encoding efflux RND transporter periplasmic adaptor subunit gives MNRTFNKTVKHSTKVMGAVVISAALITGCSSDPSAQPTASAAESQLKTVRVAPIEKNKISEPLEQVADVISSIQLDIVTKAGGDVREILKNRGDMVEKNEVIFRMDPTDVLIQKEKVQIALATAQQQMTKSRQDLANSKQDLQNGITKLEQSIRDMEKDYNKMRNDYDMGLVTKFQLEQMESQLNNLRLDLESSNNKLRTLESTNSLAQLEQAVQTSNVSMREIERTLGNMEVKATVSGVLTELPIEVGMYLNGGFRAAQVQQLDPIKIKAELTEDAAKLVRGKSELTFYIPGTMDQTKAKVSYLADVMSSQSKSYTLELEVPNADRKLRPGMKAQILLTEESDQMVVTIPSLSVVREGGETFVFVLVGDLAEKRKVELGRVNETIQEVISGVNEGEQLIISGQNQLKDKEKVQLAK, from the coding sequence ATGAATCGGACTTTCAATAAAACAGTCAAACATAGTACCAAGGTAATGGGGGCTGTCGTGATCAGCGCGGCTCTCATTACGGGATGCTCTTCTGATCCGTCGGCCCAGCCCACGGCGAGTGCAGCAGAATCTCAACTGAAGACCGTTAGAGTGGCACCAATTGAGAAGAACAAAATCAGTGAGCCTCTGGAACAGGTTGCGGATGTCATTTCCTCCATACAGCTTGATATCGTCACAAAGGCAGGCGGGGATGTCCGGGAAATTCTGAAAAACCGCGGCGACATGGTGGAAAAAAATGAAGTGATTTTCCGTATGGACCCGACGGATGTGCTCATCCAGAAAGAAAAAGTACAGATTGCTTTGGCTACCGCTCAACAGCAGATGACGAAATCGAGACAAGATTTGGCGAATTCCAAGCAGGACCTCCAAAACGGAATTACCAAGCTTGAACAGTCGATTAGAGACATGGAGAAAGACTATAACAAAATGCGCAACGATTACGACATGGGGCTTGTGACTAAATTCCAGCTGGAGCAAATGGAGTCGCAGCTGAACAACCTTCGCCTCGACCTAGAGAGCTCGAATAATAAGCTGAGGACACTTGAAAGCACGAATTCGTTGGCTCAGCTCGAGCAGGCGGTGCAAACATCGAACGTATCTATGCGCGAGATTGAACGCACGCTTGGAAATATGGAAGTGAAGGCTACCGTCAGCGGCGTTCTGACTGAGCTGCCCATCGAGGTAGGCATGTATCTGAATGGAGGGTTCCGTGCAGCCCAGGTGCAGCAGCTTGACCCGATCAAAATCAAGGCGGAGCTAACGGAGGATGCGGCAAAGCTGGTAAGAGGAAAATCGGAGCTTACCTTCTATATTCCGGGCACGATGGATCAAACGAAAGCCAAGGTGAGCTATCTGGCCGATGTCATGAGCTCCCAGTCAAAATCGTATACGCTGGAGCTTGAGGTCCCGAATGCCGACCGTAAGCTCAGACCAGGGATGAAGGCGCAAATTTTGCTTACAGAGGAAAGCGACCAAATGGTAGTAACTATTCCTTCACTCAGTGTTGTGCGTGAAGGCGGTGAAACCTTCGTGTTTGTGCTCGTGGGTGACCTGGCTGAGAAGCGGAAGGTGGAACTCGGACGAGTGAACGAAACGATTCAAGAAGTCATCTCGGGTGTCAATGAAGGCGAACAGCTCATTATCTCCGGGCAGAACCAATTGAAGGACAAAGAGAAAGTACAACTGGCCAAGTAA